The Microcoleus sp. FACHB-68 genome includes a region encoding these proteins:
- a CDS encoding pentapeptide repeat-containing protein, protein MKSEELLKRYVGGERNFCGVDLSGSDLRVTNLTGINLAGAKLNQAFLVGTNLAGANLFGAELMGTNLASACLIGAKFTQAKFSETNLIGADLTGADLGGLSLTQMQIIGSRLFSANLAGANLKFVNFTGSDLTKANLAGADLTEANLTGTHLTFTKLTSAILQKANLTGANLTGADLSEANLTGADLTRTHLSGTKLVKAILWDANLTDAILDNTNLAGAAMNGATMPDGTINPG, encoded by the coding sequence ATGAAAAGTGAAGAACTTCTAAAACGATATGTCGGCGGGGAAAGGAATTTCTGCGGTGTAGACCTCAGTGGAAGCGATCTGAGAGTCACCAATTTAACCGGCATAAATCTCGCTGGGGCAAAACTCAACCAAGCTTTCTTAGTGGGGACAAATTTAGCCGGCGCAAACCTTTTTGGTGCGGAGTTAATGGGCACAAATTTAGCGAGTGCCTGTCTGATCGGGGCCAAATTCACTCAGGCAAAATTCAGTGAAACAAATTTAATCGGCGCAGATTTAACCGGCGCTGACTTGGGTGGGTTATCACTGACACAAATGCAAATTATTGGTTCACGACTATTCAGCGCTAATCTTGCCGGTGCAAATTTGAAATTCGTCAACTTCACCGGCTCAGATTTAACGAAAGCCAACCTTGCCGGCGCAGATTTAACAGAAGCGAATCTAACCGGCACCCATCTTACCTTCACCAAACTCACCTCAGCGATCTTGCAAAAAGCCAACTTGACGGGAGCGAATTTAACAGGTGCAGACTTAAGCGAGGCGAATTTAACAGGTGCAGACTTAACTCGCACACACTTAAGCGGCACAAAATTAGTCAAAGCGATCCTGTGGGATGCCAATCTAACAGATGCCATCCTCGACAACACAAATCTAGCCGGTGCCGCAATGAATGGCGCGACGATGCCCGATGGCACAATTAACCCAGGATAG